A stretch of Acaryochloris thomasi RCC1774 DNA encodes these proteins:
- the cphA gene encoding cyanophycin synthetase: MKILQTQTLRGPNYWSIRRAKLILIRLDLEDLANRPSDTIPGFYNGLISVLPSLEEHHCSPGCRGGFLSRVQEGTMVGHILEHVALELQVLAGMEVGFGRTRETVTPGVYQVAIEYQNEAAGRYATRAAHRLCKSLAETGTYPEAELQTDLEDLVELRTEAALGASTEALIREAEALNIPWMELENCDLHQLGYGKYQKRLQAALTSHSNVLGVELACDKERTKEILTRMGAPVPLGKVIYAFSELDNAIEDLGGYPIVIKPLDGNHGRGITIDIQSKEQVEIAYDRAKDISTGVIVEHFYQGRDHRILVVNHKVVAVAERVPAHVVGNGKDTIAALVEQENRDHRRGAGHDNILTHIQLDDATDAMLSRQGFTVDTVLQPNQIGYLRATANLSTGGIAIDRTDEIHPETVWLAERVSRIIDLDIAGIDVITTDITQPLSQADGVIVEVNAAPGLRMHIAPSEGRARNVAAPIIKMLFPPGTPTRVPIVAVTGTNGKTTTTRLIAHICRQVYDAVGFTTTDGIYIGDRLVEKGDTTGPLSAQMVLQDPTVDIAVLETARGGILRSGLAFSQCDVGVVLNVAADHLGLGDINTVDQLARVKGVIAETVHPDGYAVLNADDPRVAAMAAQVPGKVAYFSMDPENEVLRSHLKQGGIAAVYDQGYLTIVQQDQVHRIEHVKQVPVTLGGMAPFMIANALAASLAAYVQGVTVKQIQAALHSFKASEQQTPGRMNLFNLGQFHVLVDYAHNPAGYKAVGGFVKNWTGPAIGVVGGPGDRRDQDLIDLGKLSATFFDQIIVKEDDDGRGRAPGNAAELIVQGICQGGAESAASHSVRLDEAEAIIWALDNAPKESLVVVFPDNVSRTISLIKARNPIVEKPEEARSADFKNADICLDGIKT, from the coding sequence ATGAAAATTCTCCAAACCCAAACGCTTCGAGGCCCTAACTACTGGAGTATTCGTCGGGCAAAGTTGATTCTCATTCGGCTGGACCTGGAGGACTTGGCTAACCGTCCGTCTGATACGATTCCAGGGTTCTACAACGGATTAATCTCGGTTTTACCTAGCCTAGAAGAGCATCACTGCTCGCCAGGGTGTCGGGGTGGGTTTCTCAGCCGGGTCCAGGAAGGCACCATGGTGGGGCATATCCTAGAGCATGTGGCGCTAGAACTCCAGGTTTTAGCGGGCATGGAGGTGGGGTTTGGTCGTACCCGCGAGACGGTAACCCCCGGCGTTTATCAAGTTGCAATTGAATATCAAAATGAAGCCGCCGGTCGCTATGCCACCCGAGCTGCCCACCGTTTATGTAAGAGCTTGGCTGAAACAGGCACCTACCCTGAAGCTGAACTGCAAACGGATTTAGAAGATTTGGTTGAGCTGCGTACTGAAGCCGCCCTAGGGGCGAGCACCGAGGCGCTGATCCGCGAGGCAGAAGCCCTCAATATCCCGTGGATGGAGCTAGAGAATTGCGATCTCCATCAGCTTGGATACGGCAAATACCAAAAGCGACTACAGGCAGCACTCACCTCCCATAGCAACGTTTTGGGGGTCGAATTAGCCTGCGATAAGGAACGGACTAAAGAAATTCTGACGCGTATGGGTGCGCCGGTTCCATTGGGTAAAGTGATTTATGCCTTTAGCGAATTAGATAACGCGATTGAAGACTTGGGTGGCTATCCGATTGTGATAAAGCCCTTAGATGGAAATCACGGTCGCGGGATCACCATTGATATTCAGTCAAAAGAACAGGTAGAAATTGCCTACGACCGAGCCAAGGATATTTCTACAGGCGTGATTGTCGAACATTTCTATCAGGGCCGAGATCATCGCATTCTGGTCGTTAACCACAAAGTTGTCGCGGTTGCAGAGCGCGTCCCGGCTCACGTAGTTGGCAATGGTAAAGACACAATTGCAGCCCTTGTTGAACAAGAGAATCGAGATCATCGTCGGGGCGCGGGGCACGACAACATCCTCACCCATATTCAACTGGACGACGCCACTGATGCCATGCTGAGCCGTCAAGGGTTCACCGTTGACACTGTTTTGCAGCCCAATCAAATTGGTTACCTGCGCGCAACAGCCAACCTCAGTACGGGCGGCATTGCCATTGACCGCACCGATGAGATTCATCCAGAAACTGTTTGGTTAGCGGAACGGGTATCTCGCATTATTGACCTCGATATTGCAGGGATTGATGTGATTACAACTGATATCACTCAACCCCTGAGCCAGGCAGATGGCGTGATTGTTGAGGTTAACGCAGCACCCGGGTTACGGATGCACATTGCACCTAGTGAAGGCCGCGCTCGTAATGTGGCAGCACCCATCATTAAGATGCTGTTTCCGCCGGGGACGCCGACTCGGGTGCCCATTGTGGCGGTGACGGGTACCAATGGCAAAACCACCACCACGCGACTCATTGCCCATATTTGCCGTCAGGTTTATGATGCTGTGGGCTTTACGACCACCGACGGCATCTATATCGGCGATCGCCTCGTCGAGAAGGGAGACACCACAGGCCCCCTGAGTGCACAAATGGTTCTGCAGGATCCGACGGTGGATATTGCGGTTCTTGAAACAGCTCGGGGCGGTATTTTGCGTTCGGGCTTGGCCTTTTCACAGTGTGATGTGGGAGTCGTTCTGAACGTGGCGGCGGACCATTTGGGGCTAGGAGATATTAATACCGTTGATCAGTTGGCCAGGGTCAAAGGAGTGATCGCTGAGACGGTGCATCCCGATGGCTATGCTGTTCTTAATGCTGATGATCCGCGAGTCGCGGCAATGGCGGCGCAGGTGCCCGGAAAAGTGGCCTATTTTTCGATGGATCCTGAAAATGAAGTGTTGCGATCGCACCTCAAGCAGGGTGGAATCGCTGCCGTCTACGACCAAGGCTACCTAACCATTGTGCAGCAGGATCAGGTTCACCGTATTGAGCACGTTAAACAAGTTCCGGTAACGCTGGGTGGAATGGCTCCGTTCATGATTGCTAATGCTCTGGCGGCAAGTCTAGCTGCCTATGTCCAAGGCGTGACCGTCAAGCAGATTCAGGCGGCTCTGCACAGTTTTAAAGCCTCAGAACAGCAGACGCCGGGACGTATGAATCTCTTCAACCTCGGCCAATTTCACGTACTGGTGGACTATGCCCATAACCCAGCCGGATATAAAGCGGTAGGGGGCTTTGTCAAAAACTGGACTGGCCCTGCCATTGGCGTGGTCGGGGGACCGGGTGATCGCCGCGATCAAGATTTAATTGATCTCGGCAAACTCTCGGCGACGTTCTTCGATCAGATTATTGTTAAAGAAGATGATGATGGGCGGGGTCGCGCTCCCGGTAATGCCGCAGAGCTAATTGTTCAGGGCATCTGTCAGGGCGGGGCTGAGTCGGCAGCCTCCCACTCTGTTCGCCTAGACGAAGCAGAGGCCATTATATGGGCACTAGATAATGCCCCTAAAGAGTCGCTTGTCGTTGTTTTTCCTGATAATGTTAGTCGAACAATCTCATTGATTAAGGCTCGAAATCCAATTGTTGAAAAGCCAGAGGAG
- a CDS encoding cyanophycinase codes for MVIPTQYPIMVIGGAEDKVNECSILTAFFESAGGKLATIGIIPCASQEPSAVGDRYYQIFKRMGAHRVEVLDIRRPHECDELRWLDILDDCTGVFVTGGDQVRLFHFINDSKFIAAIRKRLHLGSLVLAGTSAGAAIMGEKMISGGSSGESPNRSLVDLMDGLGIIPEVLVDQHFHNRNRMARLLSAIATYPEKLGMGIDEDTCAAFRGDGSFEILGKGSITVIDPGELAYTNHPESDETSPLSLHNLTVHILNRGDLYHYQHRTVLPS; via the coding sequence ATGGTAATTCCGACCCAGTACCCAATTATGGTTATTGGTGGAGCAGAAGATAAGGTCAATGAGTGCAGTATATTAACCGCCTTTTTCGAGAGTGCAGGCGGAAAGCTAGCAACCATCGGCATTATTCCCTGCGCTTCACAAGAACCCAGTGCGGTCGGCGATCGCTATTACCAGATCTTCAAGAGAATGGGGGCGCACCGGGTTGAGGTTCTTGATATTCGGCGACCCCATGAGTGTGATGAGCTGCGCTGGCTCGATATCTTAGATGACTGTACGGGTGTCTTTGTGACAGGTGGCGATCAGGTTCGTCTTTTCCACTTCATCAACGATAGTAAATTTATTGCAGCTATCAGAAAGCGGCTTCATCTGGGCTCGCTTGTCCTTGCTGGAACCAGCGCTGGCGCTGCCATTATGGGCGAAAAAATGATCTCGGGGGGCAGCAGTGGTGAATCTCCCAACCGCTCACTCGTCGATTTGATGGATGGGTTAGGAATTATTCCTGAAGTGTTGGTGGATCAGCACTTCCATAATCGCAATCGGATGGCTCGATTACTCAGTGCGATCGCAACGTATCCTGAGAAGCTAGGGATGGGCATTGACGAAGATACCTGTGCTGCCTTCAGAGGGGATGGGAGCTTTGAAATATTGGGTAAGGGGTCGATCACCGTCATCGATCCAGGGGAATTGGCCTATACGAATCACCCAGAGTCAGACGAAACGTCTCCCCTCAGTTTGCACAATCTAACCGTGCACATTCTAAACCGGGGCGATCTCTACCACTATCAGCATCGGACTGTTTTGCCGTCTTAG